The following are encoded together in the Deinococcus roseus genome:
- a CDS encoding TetR/AcrR family transcriptional regulator — translation MTRPDTHNRILDAALDCIFEMGLTGVTTKAIAAKAGINEVTLFRRFGNKTNLLKAVISREAEQVASHDIRYTGNLEDDLGRVVTGYIELVERRPGLINVLMSELPRHPELMEAFEAPLGILQSGMGMVLRYQMEGKLRPEHPFQTAVSLIAPIIVMAIAQRLLPPEFPRPQVNPVEIVQNFLQGRQNPSPEAQH, via the coding sequence ATGACCAGACCCGACACCCACAACCGAATCCTGGACGCTGCCCTGGACTGCATCTTCGAGATGGGCCTCACCGGGGTGACCACCAAGGCCATTGCTGCAAAAGCAGGGATCAACGAGGTCACCCTGTTCCGGCGTTTCGGCAACAAAACCAACCTGCTCAAGGCCGTGATCTCTCGCGAAGCCGAACAGGTCGCTTCACACGACATCCGCTACACCGGAAACCTGGAAGATGACCTGGGTCGTGTGGTCACAGGCTACATCGAACTGGTGGAACGCAGACCCGGCCTCATCAACGTGCTGATGTCCGAACTGCCCAGACATCCCGAACTGATGGAAGCCTTTGAAGCTCCCCTCGGCATCCTGCAAAGCGGCATGGGCATGGTCCTGCGTTACCAGATGGAAGGAAAACTGAGACCCGAGCATCCTTTCCAGACGGCTGTTTCCCTGATTGCTCCCATCATTGTGATGGCGATTGCCCAGCGGTTGCTGCCCCCGGAGTTCCCACGCCCACAGGTCAACCCTGTTGAGATCGTGCAAAACTTCCTGCAAGGCCGCCAGAACCCCTCCCCAGAAGCCCAGCATTAA
- a CDS encoding cytochrome P450 translates to MTTLMNASAVPQMPGVPVLGNAPEFRKDPIQTLANGFNRYGDVVRYQIAQISIYGISNPELAQQVLVDRSKEFLKMERPGKPPVGLGLVGRNGLVTNPSTESWLIQRRMMQPTFHKARLASMGQKMADAVQEMLQRWESSTAPLDMDQEMLYVTMDIITRTMFSSDIHSSAGQAAHASGVALHFASRRIVNPLKLPLKLPLPSHLEFHRAMATLDRIIFKLIEDRQPHIGKHGDLLDMLLEARDADTGEGMSVQQLRDELVTIFVAGHETTAHSLAWTWMLLGQHPEVVQRIHAELQSVVGSRMPTAADLPALVYTTQVFQEAMRLYPAAPLIPRRIEQDTHMGSHVLQGNSRVLTCVRNIHRHPDFWENPERFDPERFGAGQEKRHRLAFMPFGAGARMCIGNNLAMMEAVLILASVLQKFDLQPLPAGKIGHEFAVTLRPKQPIFMRAQRRAEL, encoded by the coding sequence ATGACCACCCTGATGAATGCTTCTGCTGTTCCCCAGATGCCCGGTGTTCCCGTGCTGGGCAATGCCCCTGAATTTCGCAAAGACCCGATTCAAACCCTGGCAAACGGTTTTAACAGATATGGAGATGTGGTGCGCTACCAGATTGCCCAGATTTCCATTTACGGCATTTCCAACCCTGAGCTGGCCCAGCAGGTGCTGGTGGACCGCAGCAAAGAATTCCTGAAAATGGAACGTCCAGGGAAACCTCCTGTGGGTCTGGGACTGGTGGGCCGAAATGGGCTGGTCACCAACCCCAGCACCGAATCCTGGCTGATCCAGCGGCGCATGATGCAGCCCACCTTTCACAAAGCTCGACTGGCCAGCATGGGGCAGAAAATGGCGGATGCCGTTCAGGAGATGCTACAACGCTGGGAAAGCAGCACTGCACCCCTGGACATGGATCAGGAAATGCTTTATGTCACCATGGACATCATCACCCGCACCATGTTCAGCAGCGACATCCACAGCAGTGCAGGGCAGGCGGCACACGCCTCTGGTGTGGCCCTTCATTTCGCATCCAGAAGGATCGTCAATCCTTTGAAACTGCCCCTCAAACTGCCCCTGCCCAGCCATCTGGAATTTCACCGGGCCATGGCGACCCTGGACCGCATCATTTTCAAATTGATTGAAGACAGACAACCCCACATCGGAAAACATGGAGATCTGCTGGACATGCTACTCGAGGCACGCGACGCAGACACCGGAGAAGGCATGTCCGTGCAGCAACTTCGGGATGAACTGGTCACCATTTTCGTGGCTGGACATGAGACCACCGCACACTCGCTGGCCTGGACCTGGATGCTGCTGGGACAGCACCCGGAAGTGGTTCAGCGCATCCATGCTGAGCTGCAAAGCGTTGTGGGCTCCCGGATGCCTACAGCTGCAGATTTGCCAGCCCTGGTTTACACCACCCAGGTCTTTCAGGAAGCCATGCGCCTCTATCCTGCAGCACCCCTCATTCCCCGCCGCATTGAGCAGGACACCCACATGGGATCCCATGTCCTGCAGGGCAATTCACGGGTGCTGACCTGTGTGCGCAACATCCACAGGCACCCGGACTTCTGGGAAAACCCAGAACGTTTTGATCCAGAGCGCTTTGGGGCCGGGCAGGAAAAACGCCACCGTCTGGCCTTCATGCCTTTTGGTGCCGGAGCAAGAATGTGCATCGGGAACAACCTGGCCATGATGGAAGCTGTGCTGATTCTGGCCTCTGTATTGCAGAAATTTGACCTGCAACCTCTGCCCGCAGGCAAAATTGGCCATGAGTTTGCTGTCACGTTGCGGCCAAAACAGCCCATCTTCATGCGGGCACAAAGACGGGCTGAGCTGTGA
- a CDS encoding TetR/AcrR family transcriptional regulator produces the protein MTAQQPSRTRNAEHTRQALLQAAAEVFAEAGFAGARVDDIARKAGYNKSLIFQYFTDKEGLYSVVVDKMRETSDHRYYENVRPDQYLEGDLTRERLEEFIDRSLEWVFSDWLTDPQKLKLITWEMAEGHPIFQLPDRPISGTRNACLVLAKAIQQGYIHSAMDPVMLVKTMMGLPLIYLTSVDRTLPREQHLTMLKHMCEKVRIILYSGIFLQGADGQ, from the coding sequence ATGACTGCCCAACAACCCTCCAGAACCCGAAATGCAGAACACACCCGCCAGGCCCTGTTGCAAGCTGCAGCAGAGGTGTTCGCCGAGGCTGGATTTGCCGGTGCACGGGTGGACGACATTGCCCGCAAAGCGGGTTACAACAAGAGCCTGATCTTCCAGTACTTCACCGATAAAGAAGGCCTCTACAGCGTGGTCGTGGACAAAATGCGCGAAACCAGCGACCACCGCTATTACGAAAACGTGCGCCCGGACCAGTACCTGGAAGGCGACCTCACCCGTGAACGCCTGGAAGAATTCATTGACCGCTCTCTGGAATGGGTGTTCTCCGACTGGCTGACCGACCCTCAGAAACTCAAACTCATCACCTGGGAAATGGCCGAAGGTCACCCCATTTTTCAGCTGCCGGACCGTCCCATCTCAGGCACCCGCAATGCCTGTCTGGTGCTGGCAAAAGCCATCCAGCAGGGCTACATCCACAGTGCCATGGACCCGGTCATGCTGGTCAAAACCATGATGGGCCTTCCCCTGATCTACCTGACCTCTGTGGACCGAACGCTTCCCAGAGAGCAGCACCTGACCATGCTCAAACACATGTGTGAAAAAGTGCGCATCATTTTGTATTCGGGGATTTTTCTGCAGGGTGCCGATGGGCAATAG
- a CDS encoding ABC transporter ATP-binding protein, which translates to MPAIQTENLSKKYRTQEVVKNLNLTVPEGIVFGYLGPNGAGKTTTIRMLSGVLAPTSGTATIAGVSLKRPEDIKARIGYANQAASVYTDLTVEENLKFKAGMYLKPQDIPAAVQRTVKLLKLEPHLKTLAGSLSGGWKQRLSIGTAIIHSPKIVFLDEPTAGLDPIARRELWDGIYDLAKAGTTVFVTTHYMDEAERCHEIALIHSGLILAQGTPEQLRNNLQGHHYELEPENLMQALEKTKTLGLQDAWITGSNLRVSSKEPLGPETLQQLGKNARRVSPTLEDVFVSLAREVRK; encoded by the coding sequence ATGCCCGCCATACAGACCGAAAACCTCAGCAAAAAATACCGCACCCAGGAAGTGGTCAAAAACCTCAACCTCACCGTGCCAGAAGGCATTGTGTTTGGCTACCTGGGACCCAACGGAGCAGGCAAGACCACCACCATTCGCATGCTTTCTGGTGTGCTGGCCCCCACCAGTGGCACAGCCACCATTGCAGGCGTGTCCCTGAAGCGCCCCGAGGACATCAAGGCCCGAATCGGGTATGCCAACCAGGCAGCCAGCGTCTACACCGACCTGACCGTCGAGGAAAACCTCAAATTCAAGGCAGGCATGTACCTGAAACCCCAGGACATCCCTGCAGCAGTGCAGCGCACCGTGAAACTCCTGAAACTGGAACCTCACCTCAAAACCCTGGCAGGCTCGCTTTCTGGAGGCTGGAAACAGCGGCTCTCCATTGGCACAGCCATCATTCACAGCCCGAAAATTGTGTTTCTGGATGAGCCGACCGCCGGACTGGACCCCATCGCCAGACGGGAACTGTGGGATGGCATCTACGACCTTGCCAAGGCAGGAACCACCGTCTTTGTGACCACCCACTACATGGATGAAGCCGAGCGCTGCCACGAAATCGCCCTGATCCACTCTGGCCTGATTCTGGCCCAGGGCACCCCGGAACAGCTCAGGAACAACCTGCAGGGCCACCACTACGAACTGGAACCCGAAAACCTGATGCAGGCCCTGGAAAAAACCAAAACCCTGGGGTTGCAGGATGCCTGGATCACCGGCAGCAACTTGCGGGTCAGCAGCAAGGAGCCCCTCGGTCCTGAAACCCTGCAGCAGCTTGGGAAAAACGCCAGACGGGTGTCTCCCACCCTGGAAGATGTCTTTGTCTCACTGGCAAGGGAGGTCCGCAAATGA
- a CDS encoding metallophosphoesterase family protein, whose translation MKLAFVTDVHANLPALRAVFSDIQKEGCKQIYCLGDVIGIGPYPRETVELLLATPNIRFIMGNHDQWYALGLENRPMWMSVGEYIHTRWAHRQLTPAYKGIMSRWEYQRHEVQEGVRISMIHYPLREEKDGLGNPRFKKFIGHPTPEVLDELFQDILQEHHPDVLFYGHHHPFSDLQGKARYLNPGSLGCHTEPVANYTLLEVQEGKYQVTHKRIPYDQTGLFEAYEARQVPSKEFIYRAFFLGQFDRKE comes from the coding sequence ATGAAACTTGCTTTCGTCACGGATGTTCACGCCAACCTGCCCGCACTCAGGGCAGTGTTTTCTGACATCCAGAAAGAGGGCTGCAAGCAGATCTACTGCCTGGGGGATGTGATCGGGATTGGACCGTACCCCAGAGAAACCGTGGAACTGTTGCTGGCCACCCCCAACATCCGTTTCATCATGGGCAACCACGACCAGTGGTACGCGCTGGGCCTGGAAAACCGTCCCATGTGGATGAGCGTTGGAGAGTACATCCACACCCGCTGGGCGCACCGGCAACTGACCCCGGCCTACAAGGGCATCATGTCCCGCTGGGAATACCAGCGCCATGAAGTGCAAGAAGGGGTGAGGATCAGCATGATCCATTACCCCCTGCGCGAAGAAAAAGACGGCCTGGGGAATCCCAGGTTCAAAAAATTCATTGGGCATCCCACACCAGAAGTGCTGGATGAACTGTTTCAGGACATTCTGCAAGAGCACCATCCTGATGTGCTGTTTTACGGGCACCACCACCCGTTTTCTGATCTGCAGGGCAAGGCCAGATACCTCAATCCTGGCTCTCTGGGCTGCCACACCGAGCCCGTTGCCAATTACACCCTGCTGGAAGTGCAAGAAGGCAAGTATCAGGTGACCCACAAGCGCATTCCCTACGACCAGACCGGGCTTTTTGAAGCCTATGAAGCCAGACAGGTGCCTTCCAAGGAATTCATTTACAGGGCGTTTTTTCTGGGCCAGTTTGACCGCAAAGAGTGA
- a CDS encoding ABC transporter permease — translation MSRILALANKEFLQIRRDHVLLRLIILLPVVLLILFGYALNTSLKNIPLSVVDHSSDRVSAIFLKYFTEENRFRLIPTSTVEAALQEVKNGKTHGILEVEEGALKALRDNKPIKFTLRIDGSDPQITAQIRAQASASMQDFTKKALAGRALTENISAPVEPTFETLYNPDNRTAVFMVPGIVGLILAQITTLLTSIGVVREREVGTLESLIATPIRPSEVILGKMLPYFILGLFDAALILALGHWVFGVPLVGNLGLIVLAAFLFVLVSQGIGILISSSAKTQVQAMFGSFAILFPSIFLSGMLFPIEGMNRFFQALSYAVPLKYFLEIMRGVMLRGTGLDSLWLQFTCLSIFAVLMVLLASLRFRKTL, via the coding sequence ATGAGCCGCATCCTGGCCCTGGCCAACAAGGAGTTCCTGCAGATCCGGCGCGACCATGTGCTGCTCAGGCTGATCATCCTGCTCCCGGTGGTGCTCCTGATCCTGTTCGGGTACGCCCTCAACACCTCCCTGAAAAACATTCCCCTCAGCGTGGTGGACCATTCCTCAGACCGGGTGAGTGCCATCTTCCTGAAGTACTTCACCGAAGAGAACCGCTTCAGGCTCATCCCGACCAGCACGGTAGAAGCTGCTCTGCAAGAGGTCAAAAACGGCAAAACCCACGGCATTCTGGAGGTGGAAGAAGGTGCACTGAAAGCCCTCAGGGACAACAAACCCATCAAATTCACTTTGAGGATTGATGGGTCTGACCCCCAGATCACCGCACAGATCCGGGCACAGGCCAGTGCCTCCATGCAGGACTTCACCAAAAAAGCCCTGGCTGGACGCGCCCTCACCGAGAACATCAGTGCCCCTGTGGAACCCACCTTTGAAACCCTCTACAACCCCGACAACCGCACAGCCGTTTTCATGGTGCCAGGAATTGTGGGCCTGATTCTGGCCCAGATCACCACCCTGCTCACCTCCATCGGGGTGGTGCGGGAACGCGAGGTGGGCACCCTGGAATCCCTGATTGCCACCCCCATCCGGCCTTCAGAAGTGATTCTGGGCAAGATGCTTCCCTACTTCATTCTGGGTCTCTTTGATGCAGCCCTGATTCTGGCCCTGGGACACTGGGTGTTCGGGGTGCCCCTGGTGGGCAATCTGGGCCTGATTGTTCTGGCGGCTTTCCTGTTTGTGCTGGTGTCTCAGGGCATCGGGATCCTGATTTCCAGCAGTGCAAAAACCCAGGTGCAGGCCATGTTTGGCTCCTTTGCCATCCTGTTTCCCAGCATCTTCCTTTCGGGAATGCTCTTCCCCATCGAGGGCATGAACCGCTTCTTCCAGGCCCTCAGTTACGCCGTGCCCCTCAAGTACTTCCTGGAAATCATGCGTGGAGTGATGCTGAGGGGCACCGGACTGGACAGCCTGTGGCTGCAGTTCACCTGCCTGAGCATCTTCGCTGTGCTGATGGTTCTGCTGGCCAGCCTGCGTTTCAGAAAAACCCTGTAA